In Cicer arietinum cultivar CDC Frontier isolate Library 1 chromosome 7, Cicar.CDCFrontier_v2.0, whole genome shotgun sequence, the genomic window CTTAAATATgcacatttaattaatatattttgtcctaaataataattaaaatttaaccaataattgttttaaataatattcaaattctattaaataatttatttttaattaaaatttattaaaatcatttcatagtcaataaattaaataagttaattatCGTGTTACTTTCTTAGTGAGTTTCATAGGAGAAGAGTACGGCAGTACGCACATGCAAGCTTCTTCGGTCTTTCAaaggaaaatttgaaatgaaGAAGCAACAATAATTTCAACTGAACTTAAAGAAgggaattaaatatattataagaaagtaaaaaagaggaaaagattacaatattagtaataaaaaagaaaagaaaagaaaaggtcTAATTTCTTAACAGTAAACTAAAGAAAATCTGAATGCCAAaacaaaggaagaaaaaaataagaaagtgGTTTTAATTAACTTTACAGGACTTGCAAGTCACTTCctctattataatttattaattaaactcATGTATCTATGTGCATGAAAAAAGATGCTCCAATGTGTAAGAAATTTCAATTTTGCCATTGTTTTACTCCTCAAAACCCCACCATCACTCACACCTCTCTCTCAGACACAATTCTCAATTCTCTCTTTCTCAAAACGCTGCGTTTTCTTCTCACACACTAAAAAAAACAACACGAACTCCTCGTGTTCACTATTATTATATCATcactctttctttcttttcgtAACTGTACGAAAATGGAAGCACCAGATTACTTTGTCGGTGGCTATTATGGTGTCGGAGGAGTTGATCAATTCTCGCCGGAGAAACGTCACAGCGGAGACCAGAAGCCTTGTGAGCCTTTCGCCATTGATGACCTCCTTGATTTCTCCAATGCCGACGCAATTATGTCCGACGGTTTTTTTGACAATGTCGCCGGAAATTCCACCGACTCTTCCACCGTCACCATCGTTGACAGCTGTAATTCGTCAGCTTCCGGTGGCGATAATCGCTTCGCAGGCACTATTGTTCCGTATGGTTTCGCCGGCGATGTTCAACACGCCGGAGAACTCTGTGTTCCGGTAATTCACAGAACTTAATTTCACTAATTGAGCTTAAATTACACTAAATTGAAGATTCATGTTGTTAATTATTGATCAATTAAGTAATTCTGAAACTGAATTTTCAATTTGATTTGTCGAACAGTACGACGAAATGGCGGAATTGGAATGGCTTTCGAATTTCGTGGAAGATTCATTCTCCGCCGAAGAGGAATTGAAAACATTGCAACTTCTCTCAGGCGCCGGGGCCGTTAAACCACAGACTCCGGAATCATCATCTTCCACCGACACACTCCCTTCGTTTTCCACCGACGAAACCGCTCGAAACGCATCGTTTCTCCGGCCAGAAACACCTCTCCCAGGGAAAGCACGCAGCAAGCGCTCACGCGCGGCACCAGGAGATTGGTCCACGCGCCTACTTCATCTTCCCGACGCGCCGCCGTCAGAGACTAAAATTGCACTTGTGAAGAAGCGTGAGGATCCGAATGTGGAGTGTTCGGGACGGAAATGTCTGCATTGCGGCGCTGATAAGACGCCACAGTGGCGAACGGGACCGATGGGACCTAAAACGCTGTGCAATGCGTGTGGCGTTAGGTTTAAGTCCGGCAGGTTGGTGCCGGAATATCGACCGGCGGCGAGTCCTACGTTCATTTCGGCGAAACATTCAAATTCGCATAGGAAAGTTTTGGAACTAAGGAGGCAGAAAGAGATGCAAAGACAACAGCATCAACAAATTCTAACTCACAATTCAATTTTCGGTGTATCCAACGGTGGAGAAGACTTCATCAATTATCATCATCGTCATCATTGTGGGCCAGAGTTTAGGCATGTTATCTAGTGAGTGCTAGTCTAGCATAGTTTAATATAGGCTGCAGTtctttcttctaaatttaaagtttaaactATTTTCCGCTTCGGCActcttttttgttaattttctaaaagaattgattttgtagctttttatttttatttttattttctattttttccttCGTgacagaaaaggaaaaaaaatgtagAATTAAGGTGAGGGGATAAAATAGAGCTTCGTTCGGTTGAAGAATCTACTATTGATTATTTACCTTGCCGAATTTGGcaatttagaaatttaaatctttttatttggcaaaataaggagaaataaatattaagtatgATGTATATTTTTCTGAATTACTTCGGTCGAAAAATTATAAAGTGAATTTTGGACAatgttaagttttatttttgaagtAAAGTGTAATAAGGATAAATAAAAGTTTGAGTATGAAACCAGATTGCTTCAATGCGATTTTGCATAACTGTTGATTACAGTAAAATAGCATCAAAAGATGGTTGCTTGACACACAATTTGGTCAATTGGTAATCATGAAGCATAGTGTTGATTTTTTTGCCTTATCAATAAAGTGAATACTCTCAAGTCTCCATCATCACTTCTACATAAACTCTTGGATTTATGTGACTCTAACTTTCTTTGTGTCTTATTATTGCTAATATTAGGATTTTAAGATTTGAATTGCTTATgtagttcttttattttatatttttatttattattttaaaattcaaactcTGAATTTGGAGTGTCCAGAAAAGTCTCGAGTACATgcaatttggaattttgatgaatttttagtactctttttctcctttttttacATTCACTTGATATGGTTACATGAACTTTAACAGACAAAGTGAATACGAATGTGAACATTGTACCAATTTTTAAGGCCCAATGAAATTCTTTGTTTTGTGCATCGTGGTCGAGGACCCAAATTGGTGGGGAATGGGGAAAAAATTGCATGGATTTCAGtgaaattaatgaaataaataaatttcattacaTGGTCAGCAATTAGCCAGTTACACATCGTCCTTTGTACGTAGTACCATCTACATGGAAGTGCGTTAAAGGAAAGGGAAAGAATGAAATTATGAAATGAACGTGGGAGGGGCAAAATAATACtactatataataaatatatttaataagatTAAGATGatttaaaagaacaaaaaaatggCTGCTTAGCTTGCAAAATGGTGCAACAAAGTCATGTGAGTTGAGTTGTGAAGGGAGTGTTAAATAAACAAAGAATTAGGTACACACATTGAGGGCTGATAGAACTGTCCACCCGATCCTAGACATTTCCTCTTCCATGGGCTCCACTCTTTCATTGTATAAACAGTAACCCTATTCATGGTTCAATTAtatgtcatattattttttCCTAAGTTGCAATTAAACTTGGTTATCAAAGTCAATTTTTGACTAATTCAATCTTAATTATCATAATCTTGGACTACACTAAGAATCGCTCTTTGTATGATTGacattattttctctccttcaataaaaacaatataGGAAAAACTTATATAGGAGACAAAGTAACTAATGATGAACCAATAATAGATATATTGGTGTGTATGTGCGGTAAGAAACCTAAAAATAGAACAGTAATTAAAGAATGAGAATTATCACCgagaaaacaaaatttatattctttttaagtaaaatttattttactatatacttttttttaatcaatactCTCTATCTATTTATATAACCGTtgatgttttattattatttcaatataaatttaatttgaattatacCAAGGTTTATTCcattaaaataaacattttagaTCGATCAAGTTGACCCAAAGATCTCAAGAATGTTTGTTATTTTCATTTGTCAACAGAAATGAGAAATTACGTGCGTCGACCCGCTTAAACGTTATCGTTCAGACAATTTTTTCATATCGAGGTAAAAATCAGAGTTATTCTCGATTTAGGTACACCTAACTTATCAAAGTCTCTTGTTGTCTCAAAACATTTGATTCGTTGTTGCTCCCGCTCCCTCATTCCTCAACATTTAAGTGTCATCTGTGGGAATGAACCACGGGGCATTTTATATCACACGAGGATTGACAAAGTTTTACCTCATTTGCCTCGATTGAGATGCTACAATTTCAAGAATAGTTATAAACACTCACCCTACTCAACTCATTAGacacttttttaaaaatgaaaaagtcgTGAGGGTTCATATGTGATGCAAAACGAATAATACATTGAAAACATTGTTCTACAAACTCGAGGTTGGAACACAATTCAATATTCATTAATCGAGGTTTTTtccaattatattattaattatttgacaaaaaacataaaaggttgcaatttatataatttatgacTAAAAAACAATGAGtaaatcaaattataatattattttaaatgtctcgattaattattttttatttgtttatactaattttaaaaatggacAAATCCATTTGAAAGGAAGCATCAACGGTGACATGCACTAGGTTTTGAAAAATACATATTGTTAGTAGTTAATAcactaaaaaagaaaatatatgacaaaCAGAAAGTCTTATTTATATATCGTGTCTCTactatgttttgattttttttaaaataaaggtgTGAGTtttattataacaatatttgaagaaaaaaaaagcataaaTGTATCTTTAGTTAACTTAGTTGTGATCATTTTTTCTTagatattttaatcaataaaattattaacgaatgagacattttaaaatatatttgtaactttgatatatatttagAGATTATAACATTTCATACGACAAAAgttaaaaaagatatatgttGTCCATctactcaattttttttcttccttaaaCCATTATAATAAAATGACCAATATAGCTTATTTCTTGTTGAGATTTGGATTAAATGTGGTCAAAAATGGTTTAAGCAATCTAGGGCATCAAATTGTCATTGGACTTAGAGGAGTACAAGATCCAATTTGTCCTACAAACTTATATTGGCTTGTAAGCAATGGGTTGGGTCTGACTCAATTCCAACAAAAATATGGATAAAAAGTAAGAACAAGAGAGAAACAAGGTAGAAAAATGATTGAGTTCTAGTTACTCCTCATGTTATCTATCTTGTTCCAAATTactttaagaaaaaattattattttatgttattattttatgcTATAATTGATTCACTATCACTAAGCTATAGATTTAAGATTTGTAGCACAATGTTATGAGTTACTACTCTTAAATGGATTGACAAGTTGTAACCAATGATTTGAAACACAAAAtatgacacaaatacaatactttgtcacactacaagaaaatagaCATATATGAATGTTTGAGTTTTTACCTACTGATTTTCATTGTCACTAAAGGTaaaatttcttgtagtgacattttatgaaaaataaaacatgacCTACACTGTCTTTTATACAGTATTGTATTTGTGTCCCATTTTATATcagattttgtgttctatttaCATTACTCGGTAACTATATGTGACATGCTATGAGTTACtttatgtttataattttttttaaaaatattttaggatTACTATTTGGTGACTCATCTTGTGACTAACTTGATCTCGTCTTTATTTCGTCCCGTCCATATTGAATTTGTTATTTATCGTGTTTGATCGAACTAAGGAACaaattatgatttaaaattGACCCGGTCAAATATTGAGATCTGATAAGAGATATATTAAATCCAACCTAATCTATTTGTTTTACACCCCTAATTAGACTACTCACAAAATATGAATGTTTGGAGTTTTTCCTAATAGAAATTAATGAGCTGAAATCTGAACCATTGAACTTAATCTAATAGTTGCCAGCGTAGCTAGTTGCATCATGTGACTATGAGATTTTCTGACtaagaaacaattaataatttgtttttgataaaaaaatggaCATTGTTAGTAAATTGCTAGCTTTgtggataaaatattttcttttaacttaatataACATGAATTCACCTTAgttagtaatttatttattgaatgagGATATAAAGTTAAGTTGATCATCAGAGTAAGAAAATTAATGAGTGGAGTAATAAGAGAAGtcatgaatttaaattttaacaataacaatattaatgagtaaatatttaaaattgtctCTAACTTTTGATACTTGTATCAATTCAGTCGCTTACTTTATCAGAATTTTAAAACAGTCCTTGACATTATCAATATTAATCAACTTAGTCTCTCTGTCAATCTCAGTCAACGAAAAgagttaattttattgatttttcacATTAAATGTCACATAAGTGAAACATTAAGGactattttgaaacaatttaaatgaataatttttaacatttgATTTACATGTTAAGATAGTTTTTACTTTGTTTCTTCTTTCCTGCACCTTTGTTAATTCATTTCATATTCTCCTCGTTTCAGCAAGTCATATGAAATTGTATTGAATGATTTGAATAACTACACCCAATTACCgttttataattattacttttccTATTTTAAGATATGCGGGTATATTGTGTTGGCTTTACTCTTTTCCCCAACCTTTCAGTATttcttccttccacaatattTGTGTTGTGTGTGTACTCTTCCTCTATTACATATCACATTTCCTTATTCGAGTAAGTTTAGAGTATCGACTTAAGTGGTTTGAGTCACAATTTAGTAAATAACCCACATTTGAAACTAATCACTGTTAGAAACGAAAAACGTTCTTGAAAAAGTATTAGatacggagaacgttcttggtattgaaagttttgtaattcaagtttaaTATTGATTGTGTTTAATCACTAACCAATTAATCACTTGTTTAGTTAGTTAGGTAGAAGTTAGTTAGAGAGAATGTGATCAAAGCTATGTATAAGTAGCATAAccatttcaaaacataacacgAGTGAAGTGTGATGATCAAATACGAGTGAAGTGATAATGGGTTCAAGTGCAAACAATGGAAATTTTTCAGCCCATATGCCACATTTTGATGGAAAAGATTGGGATAGATGAAGAGTGCATATTCGAGCATTGTTTGGATTTCAAGAAGTGTTACAAatcatagaaaaatattttgaagatcTGAGAGCCAACCCAACAAAGGAACATAGGTCGAAatttaaagaaaacaagaagaaagattACAAGGCCACCTTCATTCTTCATCAATGCCTTGATACAATCAACTTTGACAAAATTTATGATGCAAGAAGTGCAAAGGAAGCCTAAGACATTCTGCATGAAAGTTATTTTGAAGGAACCAAGGTCAAGAAAATAAAGTTGCAAACCTTGCAGAAACAGTTTGAAATGTTGCAAATGGAGGAGCAAGAGAAAATATCATATCTGATTTTAAGATTGACGAGTATCACAAATCAGATGGCTAGTTGTGGCAAGAAGCTTACTGAACAGAAACTATGTGAAAAGATATTGACATATTTGCATCCCAGGTTCGATTACATTGTGTGTGCAATTGAGGAATCTAAAGATATTTCCACATTTAGTCTTGAAGAGTTTCAGGGAACTTTAGAAGGAAGAAAGTTGAGAACAAATGAAAGGAGTGAGAGTAATTTTGGGAATCAGGCACTGGTAGCATATGCCAACAAGAAAGGAGACCCGAAAGAGAAATGCAAGAAGAATAAATTCAAGAAATCTGAAGATAAGTCTCAGTCTTCATCAAAAGGAGGAAGCACAAGTGGTAAAACAAAAGGGATATCAACGAACATTGACAAGAAGAAGATGCAATGTTACAATTTTGAGCAGCTTGGACACTTTGATGATGAATGTTGGTATGACAAAGGAAAACATAATAAGAAAGATTAGGATGAAGCATGCACAACTCAAGGAGATTCCAATTTATTGAGAGACCCGAGTATTCTTACTGGCTGTCAGTTAAGAGAATCATGAGATATGTTCAAGGCACAATAGAACATGGAATTCTGTTTCCAACAGATTTA contains:
- the LOC101510199 gene encoding GATA transcription factor 9-like — translated: MEAPDYFVGGYYGVGGVDQFSPEKRHSGDQKPCEPFAIDDLLDFSNADAIMSDGFFDNVAGNSTDSSTVTIVDSCNSSASGGDNRFAGTIVPYGFAGDVQHAGELCVPYDEMAELEWLSNFVEDSFSAEEELKTLQLLSGAGAVKPQTPESSSSTDTLPSFSTDETARNASFLRPETPLPGKARSKRSRAAPGDWSTRLLHLPDAPPSETKIALVKKREDPNVECSGRKCLHCGADKTPQWRTGPMGPKTLCNACGVRFKSGRLVPEYRPAASPTFISAKHSNSHRKVLELRRQKEMQRQQHQQILTHNSIFGVSNGGEDFINYHHRHHCGPEFRHVI